A stretch of Pseudobacteroides sp. DNA encodes these proteins:
- a CDS encoding glycoside hydrolase family 11 protein — protein sequence MKQKLMVIVSVFMCFTILFTFFPISVRAATTLTANATGTIDGYDYEYWKDNGTGTMTLNGSGTFSCSWSNINNILFRTGKKLGSTKTYQEYGKITLNYACNYQPNGNSYMSVYGWTKDPLVEYYIIDSFGTWKPPGNQYQPKGTITVDGGTYEIFETTRTQQPSIIGTATFQQYWSIRTTKRTSGTITVSDHFKAWEAKGMKMGKLYEVSMVVEGYQSRGKADMTKMEITIGASSTPTKGPAPTQIPTISVDINRDGVVNMADVILLAPKFNIVRGDSKFVDYYDLTRDGAINMADVIYIASYNRTIT from the coding sequence ATGAAACAAAAGTTGATGGTAATTGTTTCAGTTTTTATGTGTTTTACTATCCTTTTTACTTTCTTTCCGATAAGTGTGCGGGCGGCAACAACGCTCACTGCAAATGCTACTGGCACCATTGACGGCTACGATTATGAATACTGGAAGGATAACGGCACTGGGACCATGACCCTAAATGGCAGCGGCACATTCAGCTGCTCATGGAGTAATATCAATAACATATTATTCCGTACAGGCAAGAAACTCGGTTCAACCAAGACGTACCAGGAATATGGTAAAATAACATTAAATTACGCTTGCAACTACCAACCAAACGGTAATTCATATATGTCTGTCTATGGTTGGACAAAAGATCCACTTGTAGAATATTACATCATAGACAGCTTTGGTACCTGGAAACCACCGGGAAACCAATATCAACCAAAGGGCACAATTACCGTTGATGGGGGTACATATGAAATATTTGAGACCACACGAACTCAACAACCTTCCATTATTGGCACCGCAACTTTCCAGCAGTATTGGAGTATCCGTACAACGAAACGTACAAGCGGAACCATAACTGTTAGCGATCACTTTAAAGCATGGGAAGCTAAAGGAATGAAGATGGGGAAGTTATATGAAGTCTCCATGGTGGTAGAGGGATATCAAAGCCGCGGTAAAGCTGATATGACTAAGATGGAAATTACAATAGGTGCTTCTTCTACACCCACTAAAGGACCAGCTCCTACGCAAATTCCTACAATAAGTGTTGATATTAATCGTGATGGTGTTGTAAACATGGCAGATGTTATTTTACTTGCTCCTAAATTTAACATTGTAAGAGGTGATTCAAAGTTTGTCGACTATTATGACTTAACCAGAGATGGAGCAATAAATATGGCAGATGTCATATACATTGCAAGCTACAATAGAACGATAACTTAA